The following coding sequences are from one Pelagovum sp. HNIBRBA483 window:
- the speB gene encoding agmatinase produces MALEDASRQIDDAFTRKDAKGLSYENVFGGAPSFLRRRYSKELAGVDLVVTGIPFDQAVTNRPGTRFGPRAIREASALLPCDPPFGWGFDPMSEFAITDYGDMAFDYAKVSEVPRLIEQHIGGILAAGVGTVTLGGDHSITLPILRAYAEKFGPIAVIQFDAHSDLWPDDDPERIDHGTFMYKAVKQGIVDTEHSLQIGIRTECADYCGMPYIDARSAHEKGALWVAEQVKARVGDRPCYITFDIDALDPAFAPGTGTPVWGGLASWQAAAILRDLAGINLVGGDIVEVSPPFDTTGATAIAGAHIALDLCCLALWNRKAT; encoded by the coding sequence ATGGCGCTCGAGGATGCTTCGCGGCAAATAGATGACGCTTTTACGCGCAAAGATGCGAAGGGGCTGAGTTACGAAAACGTGTTTGGAGGGGCGCCATCGTTCCTCCGCCGCCGGTATAGTAAAGAGTTGGCAGGGGTTGATCTGGTGGTAACGGGTATCCCTTTTGATCAGGCGGTCACTAATCGCCCGGGCACACGCTTTGGCCCGCGGGCTATTAGGGAAGCTTCCGCGTTACTTCCCTGCGACCCGCCTTTTGGCTGGGGTTTTGACCCTATGAGCGAATTTGCCATCACCGATTATGGAGATATGGCCTTTGACTACGCGAAGGTCAGCGAGGTGCCACGCCTTATCGAGCAGCATATCGGCGGCATTCTCGCTGCGGGTGTCGGTACGGTGACACTCGGTGGAGATCATTCCATCACGCTGCCAATCCTGCGGGCCTACGCCGAGAAATTTGGCCCAATCGCCGTCATCCAGTTTGATGCGCATTCTGATCTTTGGCCCGACGATGACCCCGAGCGCATTGATCACGGAACGTTCATGTACAAAGCGGTGAAGCAGGGGATTGTTGATACGGAACATTCGCTTCAGATCGGTATCAGAACTGAATGTGCTGATTATTGCGGTATGCCCTATATTGACGCCCGCAGCGCGCACGAGAAAGGAGCACTGTGGGTTGCTGAGCAGGTCAAGGCGCGGGTCGGGGACCGGCCATGTTATATCACGTTTGATATTGATGCTTTGGATCCCGCATTTGCCCCGGGGACGGGCACGCCGGTTTGGGGTGGTTTGGCAAGCTGGCAGGCCGCGGCCATCTTGCGCGACCTTGCAGGAATTAATCTCGTCGGCGGTGACATTGTTGAAGTGTCGCCTCCTTTTGATACGACGGGTGCGACGGCGATTGCGGGTGCGCATATTGCGCTGGACCTGTGCTGCCTCGCGCTTTGGAACCGAAAGGCGACGTGA
- a CDS encoding M20 aminoacylase family protein — protein sequence MAIINRIAEFADDMKGWRRYLHQHPELSLDCHETAKFVKERLEEFGVVEIFTGIAESGVVAIINGKGYGPTIGLRADMDALPMDEETGAEWSSQVEGRMHACGHDGHTTMLLGAARYLSETRNFAGRVALIFQPAEETIGGAQIMVEEGIMERFDISEVYALHTDPFAEAGNLETRVGPLMAAVDDFDVRISGVGGHAAYPEECVDPIVAATAMVTALQSVVSRNASALDQLVISVTKIHAGSANNVIPDEATLGGTVRTFSPEMRDLAEKRIREIVEGIEKTFGVTCKLDFERNYPATVNHAAQVEKAAKVAVEIVGENRVRTDIRPEMGAEDFSYMLEARPGAYLFLGQGIGPSCHHPKFDFNDEVAPIGASFFARLVERLQPPA from the coding sequence ATGGCGATCATCAATCGAATTGCCGAATTCGCAGACGATATGAAAGGGTGGAGGCGCTATCTCCATCAACATCCGGAACTGAGCCTGGACTGCCACGAAACGGCGAAATTCGTCAAAGAGCGGCTCGAAGAATTTGGCGTTGTTGAAATTTTCACAGGGATCGCCGAGAGCGGTGTTGTAGCCATCATTAACGGCAAAGGGTACGGGCCAACAATCGGACTCAGGGCCGATATGGACGCGCTCCCGATGGATGAAGAAACCGGCGCGGAGTGGAGTTCGCAGGTTGAAGGGCGGATGCATGCTTGCGGGCACGATGGTCATACGACGATGCTGCTTGGCGCTGCGCGATACCTTTCAGAAACAAGGAATTTTGCCGGCAGGGTGGCTTTGATTTTCCAGCCCGCCGAGGAAACAATTGGCGGTGCGCAGATCATGGTCGAAGAAGGAATCATGGAGCGTTTTGACATTTCCGAGGTTTATGCGCTGCATACCGATCCGTTTGCTGAGGCGGGGAATTTGGAAACCCGCGTTGGCCCGCTTATGGCAGCCGTTGACGATTTTGATGTGCGAATTTCAGGCGTCGGTGGGCACGCGGCCTATCCGGAGGAATGCGTCGACCCGATTGTTGCCGCGACTGCGATGGTGACTGCTTTGCAGAGTGTTGTAAGCCGGAATGCGTCTGCGCTGGATCAGCTTGTGATCTCTGTCACGAAGATTCATGCAGGAAGCGCGAATAATGTTATTCCCGATGAGGCGACGTTGGGCGGCACTGTGCGGACATTCTCGCCAGAAATGAGAGATTTAGCTGAGAAGCGCATCCGCGAAATCGTCGAAGGTATTGAGAAGACTTTTGGCGTGACCTGTAAGCTCGATTTTGAACGCAACTATCCGGCCACGGTGAACCATGCGGCTCAGGTCGAAAAAGCTGCAAAGGTGGCAGTGGAGATTGTTGGAGAAAACCGTGTTCGCACGGATATTCGCCCCGAAATGGGCGCGGAAGATTTCTCCTACATGCTTGAAGCGCGGCCCGGTGCGTATTTGTTCCTCGGTCAGGGGATTGGGCCGTCATGCCACCATCCAAAGTTTGATTTCAACGACGAGGTAGCACCAATCGGGGCGTCTTTCTTCGCGCGGTTGGTCGAGAGACTGCAACCTCCTGCTTGA
- the mazG gene encoding nucleoside triphosphate pyrophosphohydrolase — protein MPRLLEIMRRLRDPESGCPWDIEQDFSTVAPYTIEEAYEVADAIERQSWDELRSELGDLLFQSVFHAQMAEEKGLFSFNDIADGMSDKMVARHPHVFGNESREKSPEQQTRDWEQIKAQERAAKAENRTLDGVALGLPALMRAVKLQKRAARVGFDWPSTDQVIAKIIEEAEELVEARAHIGQDAIEEEFGDLLFVVANLARHLKIDPEAALRSANAKFTRRFAAVEDALSERGKRPEHSSLEEMDALWDAVKLQEKS, from the coding sequence ATGCCGCGATTGTTGGAGATCATGCGGCGCTTACGCGATCCGGAAAGCGGCTGCCCTTGGGATATCGAGCAGGATTTCTCCACCGTAGCGCCCTACACGATCGAAGAAGCCTACGAGGTTGCAGATGCGATCGAGCGCCAGTCATGGGACGAACTTCGTTCCGAGCTGGGTGATCTGCTCTTTCAATCGGTCTTTCATGCCCAGATGGCAGAAGAAAAGGGACTGTTTTCGTTCAACGATATCGCAGACGGCATGTCCGATAAAATGGTGGCGCGTCATCCCCATGTCTTTGGCAACGAGAGCCGCGAAAAATCTCCAGAGCAACAAACCCGGGACTGGGAGCAGATCAAGGCCCAAGAGCGCGCAGCGAAAGCGGAAAATCGCACCTTAGACGGCGTTGCCCTTGGCCTGCCCGCGTTGATGCGCGCCGTTAAACTGCAAAAACGCGCCGCGCGCGTTGGGTTCGACTGGCCGTCTACCGATCAAGTTATCGCAAAGATCATCGAAGAAGCCGAGGAACTGGTCGAAGCGCGCGCGCACATAGGCCAAGACGCCATCGAGGAGGAATTCGGCGATCTGCTCTTCGTGGTTGCCAACCTTGCCCGCCATCTGAAAATTGATCCGGAAGCCGCGTTGAGATCAGCAAACGCGAAATTCACCCGCCGTTTCGCGGCTGTCGAAGACGCGCTTTCAGAACGCGGAAAGCGCCCCGAACACAGCTCTTTAGAGGAAATGGACGCCCTCTGGGACGCGGTGAAACTTCAGGAAAAAAGTTAG
- a CDS encoding Fe(3+) ABC transporter substrate-binding protein encodes MSMRTLFLASAATIVAAPAIADVNIYTARQPELIQPVMDAFTESTGISVNLAYVEDGIVERLKAEGRRSPADLVMTVDIANLKQIVDADVVQPVDSDVLSAAIPTELRSDENLWFGLTTRARIVYASKERVADGEVTTYEDLASDKWEGRICTRSGLHNYNLALTSAMIAHHGEDYARDWAAGVRENLARKPEGNDRAQVKAIWAGECDISLGNTYYMGLMLGNEDQRAWADSVRIIFPTFENGGTHVNVSGAAMTKAAPNRDEALELMEFLVSPAAQAIYAELNNEYPVLEGAAVSELVAAWGSFEADTTDLSAIASERPNALRVMEEVNFDG; translated from the coding sequence ATGAGCATGCGCACCCTCTTCCTTGCTTCTGCTGCAACAATCGTCGCCGCACCGGCTATCGCGGATGTGAATATCTACACCGCCCGCCAGCCCGAGCTGATCCAACCTGTCATGGACGCGTTCACCGAATCTACCGGCATCAGCGTGAATCTCGCCTATGTCGAAGACGGAATCGTTGAGCGCTTGAAGGCCGAGGGCCGGCGCTCCCCTGCCGATCTCGTGATGACCGTCGACATCGCAAACCTGAAGCAAATCGTTGACGCCGATGTCGTCCAGCCAGTTGACAGCGACGTTCTCAGCGCCGCCATCCCTACCGAACTGCGTTCAGACGAAAACCTCTGGTTCGGCCTGACAACCCGCGCCCGAATCGTCTACGCCTCCAAGGAGCGTGTCGCCGATGGTGAAGTAACGACCTACGAAGACCTCGCATCCGACAAATGGGAAGGACGCATCTGCACCCGCTCCGGCCTTCATAATTACAATCTCGCGCTCACCTCAGCGATGATTGCCCACCATGGCGAAGACTATGCCCGCGACTGGGCAGCAGGCGTCAGAGAAAACCTCGCCCGCAAACCCGAAGGTAACGACCGCGCTCAGGTCAAAGCGATTTGGGCCGGCGAATGCGATATCAGCCTTGGCAACACCTATTACATGGGGCTGATGCTCGGGAACGAAGACCAACGCGCTTGGGCGGACAGCGTTCGCATTATCTTCCCGACCTTCGAAAACGGCGGCACGCACGTCAACGTATCAGGCGCCGCGATGACGAAGGCCGCCCCGAACCGCGACGAAGCGCTAGAATTGATGGAATTCCTTGTCTCACCCGCCGCGCAAGCGATCTATGCAGAACTGAACAACGAATACCCCGTGTTAGAGGGTGCAGCAGTGTCTGAGCTGGTCGCTGCTTGGGGTAGCTTCGAAGCCGACACGACCGACCTCTCCGCAATTGCGTCCGAACGTCCGAACGCCCTTCGCGTTATGGAAGAAGTGAACTTCGACGGCTAA
- a CDS encoding ABC-F family ATP-binding cassette domain-containing protein — protein sequence MARAPLLQITDISLTFGGNPVFDTLSLVVQSGDRVALVGRNGSGKSTLLKVLGGIVEPDSGQRVLSPGVAVGYMEQEPTMEGCATLGDFALSGLTEADAYRVEMVAQGLKFDPERDVATASGGERRRAALAKLMAETPDLMLLDEPTNHLDIEAIKWLEAELSRTSSAYVLISHDRTFLRNLTRATLWIDRGEVRRQETGFEGFEAWRDKIWEEEDQARHKLNRKIKAEARWAVEGISARRKRNMGRVRALQDLRAERAAQIRRQGAAALSLESGPASGKKVIEAKDVSKAFGDRVLVRAFDLTVQRKDRIAFVGPNGVGKTTLIKVLLGEMPPDQGTIRHGTNLKVAVFDQARAQLNPEMSLWESLTGDPDMRVGGRADQVMVRGEPRHVVGYLKDFLFDEAQARAPVRSLSGGEKARLLLAKLMAKSSNLLVLDEPTNDLDIETLDLLQEILDDYDGTVLLVSHDRDFLDRVATTTVAMEGNGRAVIYAGGWSDYQAQRGEIPTAAKAEKVKTEKQRKERAPEKLQPAGLSFTEKHRLAELPQVMDRLSAEIAKLEELLADPDLYAANPVKFQKATEALTERQAKLADAEDEWLVLEEKAGN from the coding sequence ATGGCGCGCGCACCTCTACTCCAGATCACCGATATATCCCTCACATTCGGGGGTAATCCTGTATTCGACACGCTGAGCCTCGTTGTTCAGTCCGGGGATCGGGTGGCACTGGTTGGCCGGAACGGTTCGGGGAAGTCCACATTGCTCAAAGTCCTCGGTGGAATCGTTGAGCCCGATTCAGGGCAACGGGTACTCTCTCCCGGGGTCGCGGTGGGCTACATGGAGCAAGAGCCGACGATGGAGGGTTGCGCGACCTTGGGAGACTTTGCGCTGAGCGGCCTCACTGAAGCAGATGCTTATCGGGTGGAGATGGTCGCACAGGGGCTGAAGTTTGATCCTGAACGCGATGTTGCGACCGCATCGGGGGGCGAGCGTCGGCGTGCCGCGCTTGCCAAACTGATGGCCGAGACACCTGATTTGATGTTGCTTGATGAGCCGACCAACCATCTCGATATCGAGGCGATCAAGTGGCTTGAGGCTGAACTTTCGCGCACCTCGTCGGCCTATGTTCTGATCTCTCATGACAGGACATTTTTGCGCAATCTGACGCGAGCTACCTTGTGGATAGACCGTGGTGAGGTGCGCCGTCAGGAAACCGGCTTCGAAGGGTTCGAGGCGTGGCGCGACAAGATCTGGGAAGAGGAAGATCAAGCCCGCCACAAATTGAACCGAAAAATCAAAGCCGAAGCGCGCTGGGCGGTTGAGGGGATCAGTGCGCGGCGAAAGCGTAATATGGGGCGGGTGCGGGCACTACAAGATTTGCGCGCAGAGCGGGCAGCGCAAATCAGGCGCCAAGGCGCGGCGGCGCTGTCACTTGAGAGCGGTCCAGCATCGGGAAAGAAGGTCATCGAGGCGAAAGATGTCTCGAAGGCATTTGGCGATCGCGTGCTGGTGCGCGCTTTTGATCTGACGGTGCAGCGGAAGGATCGCATTGCATTTGTCGGGCCGAATGGCGTTGGAAAGACAACGTTGATCAAGGTTTTGCTTGGGGAAATGCCACCTGATCAGGGAACAATCCGACACGGAACCAATCTGAAAGTAGCGGTCTTTGATCAAGCCCGTGCGCAACTTAACCCTGAGATGAGCCTCTGGGAAAGCCTCACCGGCGACCCCGACATGCGGGTTGGAGGACGCGCTGATCAGGTCATGGTGCGAGGCGAGCCGCGTCATGTCGTTGGCTACCTCAAGGACTTCCTTTTCGATGAGGCGCAGGCCCGCGCGCCGGTGCGCTCGCTTTCGGGTGGGGAAAAAGCGCGGCTCTTGCTTGCAAAGTTGATGGCGAAGTCATCGAACCTGCTGGTGTTAGACGAGCCGACGAACGATCTCGATATCGAGACGCTGGACCTTTTGCAGGAAATTCTCGACGATTACGATGGAACTGTGCTCTTGGTGAGCCACGACCGTGATTTTCTCGACAGGGTGGCGACGACGACCGTGGCGATGGAGGGGAATGGCCGTGCGGTGATTTATGCTGGCGGTTGGTCGGATTATCAGGCGCAGCGCGGTGAGATACCGACCGCTGCAAAGGCTGAGAAGGTCAAAACGGAGAAGCAGCGCAAAGAGCGTGCGCCGGAAAAGCTGCAACCGGCTGGTCTGAGTTTCACCGAGAAGCACCGCCTCGCCGAGCTGCCGCAAGTCATGGATAGGCTATCGGCCGAAATCGCGAAGCTTGAAGAGCTATTGGCCGATCCGGACCTTTATGCGGCAAATCCAGTGAAGTTCCAGAAGGCGACCGAAGCACTCACTGAGCGGCAGGCTAAGCTCGCGGATGCTGAGGATGAATGGCTTGTTTTGGAGGAAAAAGCGGGCAACTGA